The proteins below are encoded in one region of Synergistaceae bacterium:
- a CDS encoding Arm DNA-binding domain-containing protein, which produces MEVRSNGKKYWIIRYWVNKKERRTSTGPYPGVTLKEAREKNAALRKFLDTGKPIGIDMDSIVYILRV; this is translated from the coding sequence CTGGAAGTCCGATCCAATGGCAAGAAGTACTGGATCATTCGCTATTGGGTGAACAAGAAAGAGCGCCGCACATCTACCGGTCCGTATCCCGGCGTCACGCTGAAGGAAGCGCGTGAAAAGAACGCCGCTCTCCGTAAATTCCTTGATACAGGTAAACCCATTGGCATCGATATGGATTCCATCGTCTATATACTTCGCGTGTAA